CGGACCTGCACACGGTGTGCCAGGAGGCCGGATGCCCGAACATCCACGAGTGCTGGGAGTCGCGTGAGGCAACCTTCCTCATCGGCGGTTCGCGATGCTCGCGCCGCTGCGACTTCTGCGACATCGCCTCCGGCAAGCCGGATCCGCTGGACCGCGACGAGCCACGCCGCGTGGCGGAAGAGGTCCGCAACCTCAAGCTGAACTACTCCACCATCACCGGCGTGACCCGCGACGACCTAGACGACGAGGGCGCCTGGCTCTACGCCGAGGTCGTGCGCAAGATCCACGATCTGAACCCGCACACCGGCGTGGAAAACCTCACCCCGGACTTCTCCGGCAAGCCGGATCTGCTCCAGCAGGTATTCGAGGCCCGCCCGGAGGTCTTCGCCCACAACGTGGAGACTGTCCCGCGCATTTTCAAGCGCATCCGCCCGGCGTTCCGGTACGAGCGCTCCCTGGACGTGATCCGTCAGGCCCGCGACTTCGGTCTGATCACCAAGTCCAACCTCATCCTTGGCATGGGCGAGACCCGTGAGGAAGTCCTCGAAGCGCTGGGCGATTTGGTGGACGCCGGCTGCGACATCATCACCATCACCCAGTACCTGCGCCCGGGTCCGACCTACCACCCGATCGACCGCTGGGTGAAGCCGGAAGAGTTCATCGAGTACCGCGACGCCGCATACGAGATGGGCTTCGGCGCCGTTATGTCCGGCCCGCTGGTGCGCTCGTCGTACCGTGCCGGCAAGCTCTACGTCGAGGCAATGAAGCACCGCGGCCTCGAGCTGCCGGAGAACCTGAAGCACCTCGCGGAGACCTCCCAGGGCGATACCGCCCAGGAGGCGTCGACGCTGCTGCAGAAGTACGGCGCGTCGCAGGACCACCCGGTAGAGACCCGGTAGGCGTCTTTGGTCTGTGTCTTGGCCGTGGCATACAGTTAGGGCCATGGCTAAGACGCAGGACAAGGCAACGGCAAAGGCCGCGAAGAAGGAAACGCGCGCCGCGAAGCGCGCCAAGGGTAAGGCAACGCGCTCGCAGCTCAAACAGGCGTTCGACATCCAACGCAAGCGCGATAAGGCGCTCATCCCGATCATGATCGCCTGCGTGCTCGGCGGAGGCCTGTTGTTCTTCCTGCTCGGCATGTGGTGGGGCTGGAAGTGGTTCTGGCTTGTCATGGGCCTGATCGCTGGCGCTGTGCTCGCGATGTTCATCTTCTCCCGTCGCCTGGAGAAGTCGATGTACGACGAAGTCGGCGACACCCCGGGCGCGGCCGGTTGGACGCTGGAGAACATGCGCAACACGATGGGGATCGTGTGGCTGACCAAGACCGGCGTGCAAGCGAATACCCACATGGACACCGTCCACCGCGTCGTGGGCAACCCCGGTGTGGTGCTCGTCGGCGAGGGCGATCAGAACCGCCTGAAGTCGCTCATGGCCAAGGAGCACAAGCGCGTCGACCGCCTGCTGGCCGGTGTGCCGATCTACGAAGTCTACGCCGGCGAGGGCGAGGGCCAAGTGCGCAACCGCGACCTGCAAAAGCACCTGTTGAAGCTGCCGAAGAACTACCAGAAGAACGAGGTGTACAACCTCTCCGCGAAGTTGGATGCAATGGATTCGCGCCAGCGTCCGGGCCAGATGGCCGGCCTTCCGGGCGGTCCGCTGCCAAAGCAGGCGCAAAACATGTCGGGCATGAACCGCAAAATGCGCCGCATGCAGGAACGCAAGGGCGGTAAGTAGCACGTCCTATACTTAAAGGCTGTGAACACCAATTCTCAGCCCAATCCGGACCTTGCCGCCGGGGCGAACGCGTGTCTTCGCCTCGGCGTTTTACTGTTGTCCTCCGGTGCGGCCGGCTACCGCGTCATCCGGGCCGTGAAACGCTGCGCCCGCTCCCTCGGTTTTGACCGCGCCGACGTCCTCGTCGGTTTCAACACCATCAGTTGCACGTTCCACTACCGCGGCGACTTCCGCACTGCGGTCTCCGACGTCCCGCTACCCGGCGTCAACGCCTCTCGCATTGAGGCGCTGGAGACCTTAAGCCACTCGATGCTGCAGAGTTACCGCACCCCGGCCGAGGTCAACGCGGCGCTGGACGAGATTGTGCAGATCCCCACTCCCCGCTGGGGCTTGGGCATATCGACGATCGCAGCCGGCCTCGCCTGCGCCGGCTTCGCCGTCCTCAACCAGTTCGGCTACCTCGCAGCCGCCTTCGTGTTCGTTGCCGCGGCGCTCGGCCAACTCGCCCGCG
Above is a genomic segment from Corynebacterium lujinxingii containing:
- the lipA gene encoding lipoyl synthase; translated protein: MTVAPEGRKLLRVEARNSQTPIEKKPRWIRNSVKTGPEYEDMKQKVKGADLHTVCQEAGCPNIHECWESREATFLIGGSRCSRRCDFCDIASGKPDPLDRDEPRRVAEEVRNLKLNYSTITGVTRDDLDDEGAWLYAEVVRKIHDLNPHTGVENLTPDFSGKPDLLQQVFEARPEVFAHNVETVPRIFKRIRPAFRYERSLDVIRQARDFGLITKSNLILGMGETREEVLEALGDLVDAGCDIITITQYLRPGPTYHPIDRWVKPEEFIEYRDAAYEMGFGAVMSGPLVRSSYRAGKLYVEAMKHRGLELPENLKHLAETSQGDTAQEASTLLQKYGASQDHPVETR
- a CDS encoding DUF4191 domain-containing protein, with protein sequence MAKTQDKATAKAAKKETRAAKRAKGKATRSQLKQAFDIQRKRDKALIPIMIACVLGGGLLFFLLGMWWGWKWFWLVMGLIAGAVLAMFIFSRRLEKSMYDEVGDTPGAAGWTLENMRNTMGIVWLTKTGVQANTHMDTVHRVVGNPGVVLVGEGDQNRLKSLMAKEHKRVDRLLAGVPIYEVYAGEGEGQVRNRDLQKHLLKLPKNYQKNEVYNLSAKLDAMDSRQRPGQMAGLPGGPLPKQAQNMSGMNRKMRRMQERKGGK